From Mytilus edulis chromosome 8, xbMytEdul2.2, whole genome shotgun sequence, one genomic window encodes:
- the LOC139485203 gene encoding serine-rich adhesin for platelets-like isoform X4, with translation MAVNATESDTSSLTSTQTVFHGDVISLTASFSSEMSSSQHSSTELLSRSSALLSGSSATLHNDVPSTTILQDSLASSHSAFSTVHHAISQSVSSTSQPLSTSATPPLNSVGGSYETSNYKISSHSSSPVKSNGIDSVQLTSNISPSSSVVNPSSSYIPPLLPITTAATNGSVSATPSSLTDNLTLILGMSLCGVGLLILLIIVLFVCCKKRSSTKQQTIETVQIGDLWASNRGDISYAPTFDSVLDTVSESPKVQTKTSKGWSGKKKYRIDVLYHVLYPYTAQEDSQLNLDLGDVVTLIEKRGNGWWKGRIKDKEGWFPGSYVEETDIGKVYTSNLHLPNGHSPVSSFLKNQDLTPKLAKSSLNRNSAPVFSYDKKALGKEVSIPKVPTPTSSPFQSPPASKPTSPSHIPHSFGKVITENVGGRSFYALYSHEPNFSNELQLDVGDVVIGIERDMNGWMKGRKNKSEEIGMFPAIYVQEISQNEEPLGYKDKQSVYDQLPVCNNDLSTAEYIGVEHTAVCPYAAENETDLSFDIGDTIIVCQTLDNGWWYGCYDDQFGWFPGSYVEMTADEIDGPVSRDVTQEEEITHDDIPDKIVIHDVPLETTIDKDIAALSPIKPLGGHRSEDEISQKSTESLDQRTKVSNGLSKDSPNKRSKLPKSVRPSRPAPPPPTQHHSTPESKTNLMEKFNKTKVSNSVSKNNSQNGKPEVPKRYIKPKLCKVPKTKTKAGNESELCRRKVRSPPPPRPDPPKLLKEKYMIRQEKANSVYPDLKDVNSTPNVSQTDVDTSNIKYANETGNESHNDNNDSAILPDDTQNVTSFLENTATTDTSLGKISGLTSLSSSVQGDRTHDQSELTSVSAINMSDMNDSRQLVNRQNSMDNSQSDEISASIGNQNVICEPSVEHSGAMLTINGDILDHHVGNQKPSHKSDSRLPCKLPQPKSHSMRDDSPKPTFIPKSQSLRCDGPKPPPVAPKPNKNYVNSHYDGEPGYSEVGTSLVGEDVVDGPDKISFYQRPLSPIYSKIDKKYIVPNQKNSINSIDRSFNDPELNNEQKSTNEIIENKGTEIDNHIQENGLENAHISEDSDQKMADISGSLACDATEESSVSGPKNVSENRPSQDNGPKTSSIPGPAHSYQSNIPKRMTSPAVKNKQLHGNTSIPKPNFSPTTKTHIENVEESENENKSKPERPSRPPNVVRHSSMTSPSPSRLPKVEKSKSSLSDSPNVSRKFQKQKPAKERGKISSAIPKSPKQKAPNPMGSSRTASSPSRLPRKAMNGVVSPKPKRPPPPKTPPTSPVTDSPKTITFSPNYSSIPEGGHLQINDTGDNRQNEGSLLKKAITSYTAQNEDELSFQEGSFIQEISQDDESGVCVGMLPNGDTGLYHKSFVEDSCHEQQSVV, from the exons ATGGCAGTTAATGCAACCGAAAGTGACACAAGTTCATTAACTAGTACACAAACTGTGTTCCATGGAGATGTTATCAGTTTGACAGCCTCATTTTCATCTGAGATGTCATCATCACAGCATTCTTCAACAGAATTACTTTCAAGGTCATCAGCATTACTTTCAGGGTCGTCAGCGACACTACATAATGATGTCCCATCCACGACTATTCTACAAGATTCATTAGCATCAAGTCATAGTGCCTTCTCCACCGTTCATCATGCCATTTCACAATCAGTATCATCAACATCTCAACCACTATCAACCTCAGCCACACCACCTCTGAACTCTGTTGGAGGATCATATGAAACGTCAAACTACAAAATTTCTAGTCATTCATCAAGTCCTGTGAAATCAAATGGAATAGACTCAGTGCAATTGACATCAAACATTTCCCCGTCATCATCAGTTGTTAATCCTAGTTCTTCATATATCCCCCCACTCTTGCCAATAACCACTGCTGCCACCAATGGTAGTGTATCAGCCACTCCAT CATCTTTAACAGACAACTTGACATTAATCCTTGGAATGTCATTATGTGGAGTTGGGTTACTCATTCTTTTAATCAtagttttgtttgtctgttgcaAGAAAAGATCAAGCACAAAG CAACAAACCATAGAAACCGTACAGATCGGAGACCTTTGGGCCAGTAACAGAGGAGATATATCTTATGCACCAACATTTGACTCAGTACTAGATACAGTATCAGAATCACCAAAGGTTCAGACCAAAACCAGTAAAG GTTGGTCTGGAAAAAAGAAGTATAGAATAG ATGTACTATACCATGTACTGTACCCATACACAGCCCAGGAAGACAGCCAACTTAATCTTGACCTTGGTGATGTTGTGACCTTGATAGAAAAGAGAGGAAATGGGTGGTGGAAGGGCAGGATAAAGGATAAAGAAGGCTGGTTCCCTGGAAGCTATGTGGAGGAAACTGATATAGGCAAAG TGTACACATCTAACCTTCATTTACCTAATGGACACTCTCCTGTCAGTTCCTTCCTAAAGAACCAGGATCTAACACCAAAGCTAGCCAAATCTTCCCTGAACAGAAACAGTGCACCAGTCTTCTCATACGATAAAAAG gcTTTAGGGAAGGAAGTATCTATACCAAAAGTTCCGACACCTACATCATCGCCATTTCAAAGTCCACCAGCAAGTAAACCTACCTCACCAAGTCATATTCCTCATAGTTTTGGCAAGGTTATTACAGAAAATGTAG GAGGAAGAAGTTTTTATGCGTTATATAGCCATGAGCCAAACTTCTCCAACGAACTTCAGTTAGATGTGGGGGAtgttgttattggtattgagagAGATATGAATGGCTGGATGAAAGGAAGGAAGAACAAATCTGAAGAAATTGGAATGTTCCCTGCTATATATGTACAAGAAATCTCACAG AATGAAGAACCATTGGGTTATAAAGACAAACAGAGCGTATATGATCAACTACCAGTCTGTAACAATGATCTGAGTACAGCTGAATATATTGGAGTGG AACATACAGCTGTCTGTCCCTACGCTGCAGAAAACGAGACGGATTTGTCATTTGACATTGGTGACACCATTATAGTATGTCAGACATTGGACAATGGATGGTGGTATGGTTGCTATGACGACCAGTTTGGATGGTTTCCTGGCTCTTATGTTGAG ATGACTGCAGATGAAATAGATGGTCCTGTTTCAAGGGATGTAACTCAAGAAGAGGAGATAACTCATGATGATATACCAGATAAGATTGTGATTCATGATGTACCTTTAGAAACTACAATTGACAAGGATATAGCCGCATTATCACCCATCAAACCACTTGGTGGTCACAGATCTGAGGATGAAATCTCACAGAAATCAACAGAGTCTCTGGATCAAAGGACAAAAGTCTCAAATGGTTTATCAAAAGATTCTCCTAACAAAAGGAGTAAACTTCCTAAGTCAGTGAGGCCATCAAGGCCTGCTCCACCTCCGCCAACTCAACATCATTCAACACccgaatcaaaaacaaatttaatggagaaatttaataaaactaaGGTTAGTAATAGTGTAAGCAAAAACAACAGTCAGAATGGAAAACCAGAAGTGCCAAAAAGATATATAAAGCCAAAATTATGTAAAGTGCCTAAAACAAAAACGAAAGCTGGTAATGAATCTGAGTTATGTCGAAGAAAGGTTAGGTCACCACCACCTCCTCGGCCTGACCCACCAAAattattgaaagaaaaatatatgattCGTCAGGAAAAAGCCAACAGCGTGTATCCAGATTTAAAAGATGTTAATTCTACTCCAAACGTATCTCAGACTGATGTTGATACTAGTAATATAAAATATGCAAATGAAACAGGAAATGAATCTCACAATGATAACAATGACAGTGCTATTTTACCAGATGATACTCAAAATGTGACTAGTTTCTTAGAGAATACTGCAACAACTGACACAAGTTTAGGTAAAATATCAGGATTAACTAGTTTGTCTAGTAGTGTGCAAGGAGACAGAACTCATGATCAATCTGAACTGACAAGTGTGTCTGCAATCAACATGTCTGATATGAATGATTCTAGACAGTTAGTGAACAGACAGAATTCTATGGACAATAGTCAGTCAGATGAAATTAGTGCTTCAATTGGAAATCAAAATGTAATTTGTGAGCCTTCTGTGGAACATAGTGGTGCTATGCTGACAATTAATGGTGATATACTGGATCATCATGTTGGTAATCAAAAACCCAGTCATAAATCTGACAGTCGATTACCTTGTAAACTGCCCCAACCCAAATCACATAGCATGAGGGATGATTCACCTAAACCAACTTTTATACCAAAATCACAAAGTTTGAGATGCGATGGACCAAAGCCTCCACCAGTGGCTCcaaaaccaaataaaaattaCGTAAACTCTCATTACGATGGGGAACCAGGCTATAGTGAGGTTGGGACCAGTTTAGTAGGTGAAGATGTAGTAGATGGCCCAGATAAAATCAGTTTTTACCAAAGGCCACTGAGTCCAATTTATagtaaaatagacaaaaaatacattGTGCCAAATCAAAAGAACTCTATTAATTCAATAGATAGGAGTTTTAATGATCCTGAGTTGAATAATGAACAAAAATCTACAAATGagattattgaaaataaaggAACTGAAATTGATAATCATATACAGGAAAATGGTTTGGAAAATGCTCATATAAGTGAAGATAGTGATCAAAAGATGGCTGATATTTCTGGGTCATTGGCTTGTGATGCTACAGAAGAAAGTTCTGTTTCAGGTCCAAAAAATGTTTCAGAAAACAGACCATCACAAGACAATGGTCCCAAAACTTCTTCAATTCCTGGACCTGCACATTCATATCAGAGCAATATTCCAAAGAGAATGACTAGTCCTGCggtaaaaaacaaacaattacatgGGAATACTTCTATTCCTAAGCCAAACTTTAGTCCAACCACAAAAACTCATATTGAAAATGTTGAGgaaagtgaaaatgaaaataaatcaaaacctGAAAGACCATCAAGACCTCCAAATGTTGTGAGGCATAGCAGTATGACTAGTCCCTCTCCAAGTAGACTGCcaaaagttgaaaaatcaaaaagcTCTTTATCAGATTCACCAAATGTGAGTAGAAAATTTCAGAAACAAAAACCTGCCAAAGAAAGAGGTAAAATTTCTAGTGCTATCCCTAAAAGTCCCAAACAGAAAGCTCCAAATCCAATGGGCTCATCACGAACTGCTTCCAGTCCTTCAAGACTTCCACGGAAAGCTATGAACGGAGTAGTTAGTCCCAAGCCAAAGAGACCACCACCTCCAAAGACTCCTCCTACTTCACCAGTGACTGACAGCCCTAAAACTATTACCTTTAGTCCAAATTACAGCAGCATACCAGAGGGTGGTCACTTACAGATCAATGACACAGGAGACAACAG ACAAAATGAAGGAAGTTTACTAAAAAAGGCTATCACATCTTACACAGCTCAGAATGAAGATGAATTGTCTTTCCAAGAAGGAAGTTTTATCCAGGAAATTAGTCAG GATGATGAAAGTGGTGTATGTGTAGGGATGTTACCCAATGGGGACACAGGCTTGTATCACAAAAGTTTTGTAGAAGATTCCTGCCATGAACAGCAAAGTGTTGTGTGA
- the LOC139485203 gene encoding serine-rich adhesin for platelets-like isoform X3, which yields MAVNATESDTSSLTSTQTVFHGDVISLTASFSSEMSSSQHSSTELLSRSSALLSGSSATLHNDVPSTTILQDSLASSHSAFSTVHHAISQSVSSTSQPLSTSATPPLNSVGGSYETSNYKISSHSSSPVKSNGIDSVQLTSNISPSSSVVNPSSSYIPPLLPITTAATNGSVSATPSSLTDNLTLILGMSLCGVGLLILLIIVLFVCCKKRSSTKQQTIETVQIGDLWASNRGDISYAPTFDSVLDTVSESPKVQTKTSKGWSGKKKYRIDVLYHVLYPYTAQEDSQLNLDLGDVVTLIEKRGNGWWKGRIKDKEGWFPGSYVEETDIGKVYTSNLHLPNGHSPVSSFLKNQDLTPKLAKSSLNRNSAPVFSYDKKALGKEVSIPKVPTPTSSPFQSPPASKPTSPSHIPHSFGKVITENVGGRSFYALYSHEPNFSNELQLDVGDVVIGIERDMNGWMKGRKNKSEEIGMFPAIYVQEISQNEEPLGYKDKQSVYDQLPVCNNDLSTAEYIGVEHTAVCPYAAENETDLSFDIGDTIIVCQTLDNGWWYGCYDDQFGWFPGSYVEMTADEIDGPVSRDVTQEEEITHDDIPDKIVIHDVPLETTIDKDIAALSPIKPLGGHRSEDEISQKSTESLDQRTKVSNGLSKDSPNKRSKLPKSVRPSRPAPPPPTQHHSTPESKTNLMEKFNKTKVSNSVSKNNSQNGKPEVPKRYIKPKLCKVPKTKTKAGNESELCRRKVRSPPPPRPDPPKLLKEKYMIRQEKANSVYPDLKDVNSTPNVSQTDVDTSNIKYANETGNESHNDNNDSAILPDDTQNVTSFLENTATTDTSLGKISGLTSLSSSVQGDRTHDQSELTSVSAINMSDMNDSRQLVNRQNSMDNSQSDEISASIGNQNVICEPSVEHSGAMLTINGDILDHHVGNQKPSHKSDSRLPCKLPQPKSHSMRDDSPKPTFIPKSQSLRCDGPKPPPVAPKPNKNYVNSHYDGEPGYSEVGTSLVGEDVVDGPDKISFYQRPLSPIYSKIDKKYIVPNQKNSINSIDRSFNDPELNNEQKSTNEIIENKGTEIDNHIQENGLENAHISEDSDQKMADISGSLACDATEESSVSGPKNVSENRPSQDNGPKTSSIPGPAHSYQSNIPKRMTSPAVKNKQLHGNTSIPKPNFSPTTKTHIENVEESENENKSKPERPSRPPNVVRHSSMTSPSPSRLPKVEKSKSSLSDSPNVSRKFQKQKPAKERGKISSAIPKSPKQKAPNPMGSSRTASSPSRLPRKAMNGVVSPKPKRPPPPKTPPTSPVTDSPKTITFSPNYSSIPEGGHLQINDTGDNRQNEGSLLKKAITSYTAQNEDELSFQEGSFIQEISQDDESGVCVGMLPNGDTGLYHKSFVEDSCHEQQSVV from the exons ATGGCAGTTAATGCAACCGAAAGTGACACAAGTTCATTAACTAGTACACAAACTGTGTTCCATGGAGATGTTATCAGTTTGACAGCCTCATTTTCATCTGAGATGTCATCATCACAGCATTCTTCAACAGAATTACTTTCAAGGTCATCAGCATTACTTTCAGGGTCGTCAGCGACACTACATAATGATGTCCCATCCACGACTATTCTACAAGATTCATTAGCATCAAGTCATAGTGCCTTCTCCACCGTTCATCATGCCATTTCACAATCAGTATCATCAACATCTCAACCACTATCAACCTCAGCCACACCACCTCTGAACTCTGTTGGAGGATCATATGAAACGTCAAACTACAAAATTTCTAGTCATTCATCAAGTCCTGTGAAATCAAATGGAATAGACTCAGTGCAATTGACATCAAACATTTCCCCGTCATCATCAGTTGTTAATCCTAGTTCTTCATATATCCCCCCACTCTTGCCAATAACCACTGCTGCCACCAATGGTAGTGTATCAGCCACTCCAT CATCTTTAACAGACAACTTGACATTAATCCTTGGAATGTCATTATGTGGAGTTGGGTTACTCATTCTTTTAATCAtagttttgtttgtctgttgcaAGAAAAGATCAAGCACAAAG CAACAAACCATAGAAACCGTACAGATCGGAGACCTTTGGGCCAGTAACAGAGGAGATATATCTTATGCACCAACATTTGACTCAGTACTAGATACAGTATCAGAATCACCAAAGGTTCAGACCAAAACCAGTAAAG GTTGGTCTGGAAAAAAGAAGTATAGAATAG ATGTACTATACCATGTACTGTACCCATACACAGCCCAGGAAGACAGCCAACTTAATCTTGACCTTGGTGATGTTGTGACCTTGATAGAAAAGAGAGGAAATGGGTGGTGGAAGGGCAGGATAAAGGATAAAGAAGGCTGGTTCCCTGGAAGCTATGTGGAGGAAACTGATATAGGCAAAG TGTACACATCTAACCTTCATTTACCTAATGGACACTCTCCTGTCAGTTCCTTCCTAAAGAACCAGGATCTAACACCAAAGCTAGCCAAATCTTCCCTGAACAGAAACAGTGCACCAGTCTTCTCATACGATAAAAAG gcTTTAGGGAAGGAAGTATCTATACCAAAAGTTCCGACACCTACATCATCGCCATTTCAAAGTCCACCAGCAAGTAAACCTACCTCACCAAGTCATATTCCTCATAGTTTTGGCAAG GTCATCACAGAAAATGTAG GAGGAAGAAGTTTTTATGCGTTATATAGCCATGAGCCAAACTTCTCCAACGAACTTCAGTTAGATGTGGGGGAtgttgttattggtattgagagAGATATGAATGGCTGGATGAAAGGAAGGAAGAACAAATCTGAAGAAATTGGAATGTTCCCTGCTATATATGTACAAGAAATCTCACAG AATGAAGAACCATTGGGTTATAAAGACAAACAGAGCGTATATGATCAACTACCAGTCTGTAACAATGATCTGAGTACAGCTGAATATATTGGAGTGG AACATACAGCTGTCTGTCCCTACGCTGCAGAAAACGAGACGGATTTGTCATTTGACATTGGTGACACCATTATAGTATGTCAGACATTGGACAATGGATGGTGGTATGGTTGCTATGACGACCAGTTTGGATGGTTTCCTGGCTCTTATGTTGAG ATGACTGCAGATGAAATAGATGGTCCTGTTTCAAGGGATGTAACTCAAGAAGAGGAGATAACTCATGATGATATACCAGATAAGATTGTGATTCATGATGTACCTTTAGAAACTACAATTGACAAGGATATAGCCGCATTATCACCCATCAAACCACTTGGTGGTCACAGATCTGAGGATGAAATCTCACAGAAATCAACAGAGTCTCTGGATCAAAGGACAAAAGTCTCAAATGGTTTATCAAAAGATTCTCCTAACAAAAGGAGTAAACTTCCTAAGTCAGTGAGGCCATCAAGGCCTGCTCCACCTCCGCCAACTCAACATCATTCAACACccgaatcaaaaacaaatttaatggagaaatttaataaaactaaGGTTAGTAATAGTGTAAGCAAAAACAACAGTCAGAATGGAAAACCAGAAGTGCCAAAAAGATATATAAAGCCAAAATTATGTAAAGTGCCTAAAACAAAAACGAAAGCTGGTAATGAATCTGAGTTATGTCGAAGAAAGGTTAGGTCACCACCACCTCCTCGGCCTGACCCACCAAAattattgaaagaaaaatatatgattCGTCAGGAAAAAGCCAACAGCGTGTATCCAGATTTAAAAGATGTTAATTCTACTCCAAACGTATCTCAGACTGATGTTGATACTAGTAATATAAAATATGCAAATGAAACAGGAAATGAATCTCACAATGATAACAATGACAGTGCTATTTTACCAGATGATACTCAAAATGTGACTAGTTTCTTAGAGAATACTGCAACAACTGACACAAGTTTAGGTAAAATATCAGGATTAACTAGTTTGTCTAGTAGTGTGCAAGGAGACAGAACTCATGATCAATCTGAACTGACAAGTGTGTCTGCAATCAACATGTCTGATATGAATGATTCTAGACAGTTAGTGAACAGACAGAATTCTATGGACAATAGTCAGTCAGATGAAATTAGTGCTTCAATTGGAAATCAAAATGTAATTTGTGAGCCTTCTGTGGAACATAGTGGTGCTATGCTGACAATTAATGGTGATATACTGGATCATCATGTTGGTAATCAAAAACCCAGTCATAAATCTGACAGTCGATTACCTTGTAAACTGCCCCAACCCAAATCACATAGCATGAGGGATGATTCACCTAAACCAACTTTTATACCAAAATCACAAAGTTTGAGATGCGATGGACCAAAGCCTCCACCAGTGGCTCcaaaaccaaataaaaattaCGTAAACTCTCATTACGATGGGGAACCAGGCTATAGTGAGGTTGGGACCAGTTTAGTAGGTGAAGATGTAGTAGATGGCCCAGATAAAATCAGTTTTTACCAAAGGCCACTGAGTCCAATTTATagtaaaatagacaaaaaatacattGTGCCAAATCAAAAGAACTCTATTAATTCAATAGATAGGAGTTTTAATGATCCTGAGTTGAATAATGAACAAAAATCTACAAATGagattattgaaaataaaggAACTGAAATTGATAATCATATACAGGAAAATGGTTTGGAAAATGCTCATATAAGTGAAGATAGTGATCAAAAGATGGCTGATATTTCTGGGTCATTGGCTTGTGATGCTACAGAAGAAAGTTCTGTTTCAGGTCCAAAAAATGTTTCAGAAAACAGACCATCACAAGACAATGGTCCCAAAACTTCTTCAATTCCTGGACCTGCACATTCATATCAGAGCAATATTCCAAAGAGAATGACTAGTCCTGCggtaaaaaacaaacaattacatgGGAATACTTCTATTCCTAAGCCAAACTTTAGTCCAACCACAAAAACTCATATTGAAAATGTTGAGgaaagtgaaaatgaaaataaatcaaaacctGAAAGACCATCAAGACCTCCAAATGTTGTGAGGCATAGCAGTATGACTAGTCCCTCTCCAAGTAGACTGCcaaaagttgaaaaatcaaaaagcTCTTTATCAGATTCACCAAATGTGAGTAGAAAATTTCAGAAACAAAAACCTGCCAAAGAAAGAGGTAAAATTTCTAGTGCTATCCCTAAAAGTCCCAAACAGAAAGCTCCAAATCCAATGGGCTCATCACGAACTGCTTCCAGTCCTTCAAGACTTCCACGGAAAGCTATGAACGGAGTAGTTAGTCCCAAGCCAAAGAGACCACCACCTCCAAAGACTCCTCCTACTTCACCAGTGACTGACAGCCCTAAAACTATTACCTTTAGTCCAAATTACAGCAGCATACCAGAGGGTGGTCACTTACAGATCAATGACACAGGAGACAACAG ACAAAATGAAGGAAGTTTACTAAAAAAGGCTATCACATCTTACACAGCTCAGAATGAAGATGAATTGTCTTTCCAAGAAGGAAGTTTTATCCAGGAAATTAGTCAG GATGATGAAAGTGGTGTATGTGTAGGGATGTTACCCAATGGGGACACAGGCTTGTATCACAAAAGTTTTGTAGAAGATTCCTGCCATGAACAGCAAAGTGTTGTGTGA